One part of the Cellulosilyticum sp. I15G10I2 genome encodes these proteins:
- a CDS encoding glycoside hydrolase family 31 protein: MTIQNKDSSMFVHITQLTEYITRVVYTYSEKEPSYSMLISKDFKPQSGLTTNNYIAKDGGISFKNKEGEVILEEIAHGLTGKKVFKYFVDGEPIIKMKQTANGEVSYIENSRREASGKAYEGKLTFKVMEDEALYGLGQHEEGVYNYNGKKEYLYQTNMKITIPFLLSSRNYGILIDTESAMIFESKDGEMTFSIDTTYELSYYVITGENFEEIIRSLRTLTGRAPMLPRWTYGYIQSKERYHSSEELLNTALQFKKAGIPIDCIVQDWLTWEEKLWGEKRTDKKRFPDIKELIDKLHKEQIKLMVSIWPNMAEGGENLKEFREKALLLPNTTVYDAYDEEARAVYWKQCKEEWFSSGADAWWCDNAEPFSDPDWNGETKRPEEVRYQLIVEESQKSMDWTRVNSYGLLHSQGIYENWRKTNSNKRVTNLTRSSYISGQRYGAIAWSGDICAKWSTLKKQIVEGIKFSMSGMPYWTLDIGAFFTVKDKWENRGCNNHTNTNPLWFWDGDYNEGVNDLGYRELYVRWLQYGTFLPMFRSHGTDTPREPWHFGEPGDIFYDTILKFIKLRYQLMPYIYSIAAQVNQNHGTMLRSLMFDFAQDEKVREMSDSFMFGKSLLVCPVTEPMYYEANSVPISDTNKIREVYLPKGTKWYDFWTQELYEGGQSINYEAGLETMPLFVKAGSIIPMSESLAYADEKQGEISEIIIYSGADGEFDLYNDDGDNYSYEEDNFSMIKLIYKDDEKTLTFGDAMGNFIYQEKFKIRVIGDPKTLSSMEFNYKGKEVTINLTSRL, from the coding sequence ATGACTATTCAAAACAAAGATTCTTCTATGTTTGTTCATATTACGCAGCTTACTGAATACATCACAAGAGTTGTCTATACATACAGTGAGAAAGAGCCTAGTTATAGCATGCTTATCTCAAAAGACTTTAAGCCGCAAAGTGGCTTAACCACGAATAATTATATAGCAAAAGATGGGGGAATTTCATTTAAAAATAAAGAAGGAGAAGTTATTTTAGAGGAAATAGCACATGGTTTAACAGGGAAAAAGGTTTTCAAGTACTTTGTTGATGGGGAACCTATTATTAAAATGAAACAAACTGCTAATGGGGAGGTTTCTTATATTGAAAATTCCCGAAGAGAAGCATCCGGGAAGGCCTATGAAGGTAAACTAACGTTTAAAGTAATGGAAGACGAGGCCCTTTATGGACTAGGACAACACGAAGAGGGCGTCTATAACTATAATGGAAAAAAAGAATATCTTTATCAGACCAATATGAAGATAACCATTCCTTTTTTGCTATCCTCCAGAAATTATGGAATACTGATTGATACAGAAAGTGCCATGATCTTTGAGAGTAAGGATGGGGAAATGACTTTTTCCATCGATACAACTTATGAACTCTCCTATTACGTTATTACAGGAGAAAACTTTGAAGAAATTATTAGATCATTAAGAACACTTACAGGAAGAGCACCTATGCTCCCAAGGTGGACTTATGGATATATTCAATCTAAAGAACGTTATCATTCTTCAGAAGAGCTTTTAAATACAGCACTACAATTTAAAAAAGCTGGTATTCCAATAGATTGTATTGTACAAGACTGGCTGACTTGGGAAGAAAAACTATGGGGAGAAAAACGAACGGATAAAAAGAGATTTCCAGATATTAAAGAGCTTATAGACAAGCTTCATAAAGAGCAGATTAAACTTATGGTTTCAATCTGGCCCAATATGGCAGAGGGGGGAGAAAATCTCAAGGAATTTAGGGAGAAAGCACTGCTGCTGCCAAACACGACAGTCTACGATGCGTACGATGAAGAAGCAAGAGCTGTCTATTGGAAACAATGCAAAGAGGAATGGTTTTCATCTGGAGCAGATGCCTGGTGGTGTGATAATGCAGAGCCTTTTTCAGATCCAGATTGGAACGGGGAGACGAAAAGGCCTGAGGAAGTACGCTATCAACTCATTGTAGAAGAATCCCAAAAATCTATGGATTGGACACGGGTTAATTCGTATGGACTTCTTCATTCTCAAGGTATTTATGAAAACTGGCGTAAGACAAATAGCAATAAACGTGTGACGAATCTTACCCGTTCATCCTATATATCAGGTCAAAGATATGGAGCAATCGCCTGGTCAGGAGACATTTGTGCGAAGTGGTCTACCCTCAAAAAGCAAATCGTAGAAGGCATTAAATTTTCAATGAGTGGGATGCCTTACTGGACATTAGACATCGGGGCATTTTTTACTGTAAAAGATAAATGGGAAAATAGAGGATGTAATAATCATACAAATACCAATCCTTTATGGTTTTGGGATGGAGATTATAATGAAGGAGTAAATGACTTGGGGTATAGGGAGCTTTATGTAAGATGGCTGCAGTATGGAACTTTTTTACCAATGTTTCGATCTCATGGCACAGATACACCAAGGGAACCTTGGCACTTTGGAGAGCCAGGAGATATCTTTTATGATACTATTCTTAAGTTTATAAAATTGCGCTATCAGCTGATGCCCTATATTTATTCAATAGCAGCACAGGTGAATCAAAATCATGGTACGATGCTTCGAAGTCTCATGTTTGATTTTGCACAAGATGAAAAAGTAAGAGAAATGAGTGACAGCTTTATGTTTGGCAAGTCACTGCTCGTTTGCCCGGTTACAGAGCCGATGTATTATGAGGCTAATAGCGTGCCCATTTCGGATACAAATAAGATAAGAGAAGTATATTTACCTAAAGGGACTAAATGGTATGATTTCTGGACCCAGGAATTATATGAAGGTGGGCAAAGCATAAACTATGAAGCTGGACTTGAAACGATGCCGCTTTTTGTTAAAGCAGGCTCTATTATTCCTATGTCCGAATCTTTAGCTTATGCGGATGAAAAACAAGGAGAAATATCTGAAATTATTATTTATAGTGGAGCAGATGGAGAATTTGATCTATATAATGACGATGGGGATAATTATTCCTATGAGGAAGATAATTTTTCAATGATTAAATTAATTTATAAAGATGATGAGAAAACATTAACTTTTGGAGATGCTATGGGCAACTTTATTTATCAAGAAAAATTTAAAATTAGAGTTATTGGAGATCCTAAAACATTAAGTTCTATGGAATTTAATTATAAGGGAAAAGAGGTAACAATAAATCTTACATCGAGACTGTAA